In the Sulfitobacter pacificus genome, one interval contains:
- a CDS encoding DUF1289 domain-containing protein, with product MSDEVWKREEVESPCVKICVIHPEARLCTGCLRSIEEIGSWSRMTPEARREIMAELPARAGQITKRRGGRAARLARK from the coding sequence ATGAGTGATGAGGTCTGGAAGCGCGAGGAGGTCGAAAGCCCCTGCGTCAAGATCTGCGTGATACACCCCGAGGCGCGATTGTGCACCGGTTGTCTGCGATCCATTGAGGAGATTGGCAGCTGGTCCCGCATGACACCCGAAGCGCGTCGCGAGATCATGGCAGAATTGCCGGCACGTGCCGGTCAGATCACCAAACGTCGCGGTGGACGTGCGGCACGGCTGGCCCGAAAGTAA
- a CDS encoding sarcosine oxidase subunit beta family protein, with translation MKKYSVFAVAREAMRHHIGWDRAWRDAQPKAKYDVIIIGAGGHGLATAYYLGKNFGITNVAILEKGWLGGGNTGRNTTIIRSNYLQDPSAAIYEKSRSLYETMSQDLNYNVMFSPRGVIMLAQTEHEVRGYKRTAHANALQGVPTEWITPERVKELCPIMNIDGPRYPVLGGLWQARGGTARHDAVAWGYARACSDMGMDVIQQCEVTGIQQQGGKVTGVTTNKGDIACDKLGMVVAGHSGHLADMAGFRLPIESVALQALVSEPIKPAMDIVVMANTVHGYLSQSDKGEMVIGGGTDGYNNYTQRGSFHHIEETVRALIETFPMLSRLKMLRQWGGIVDVTGDRSPILSKTPVENIFINCGWGTGGFKAIPGSGWAMAELMAKGQSPLTDAFGLERFVEGRFIDESVAAGVAH, from the coding sequence ATGAAAAAATACTCCGTCTTTGCCGTCGCCCGCGAGGCCATGCGCCATCACATCGGATGGGACCGAGCCTGGCGCGATGCACAGCCCAAGGCGAAATATGATGTCATCATCATCGGGGCAGGCGGGCATGGTCTGGCAACGGCCTATTATCTGGGTAAGAATTTCGGCATCACCAATGTGGCGATCCTTGAAAAGGGCTGGCTGGGCGGCGGCAACACCGGGCGCAACACCACCATCATCCGCTCGAACTATTTGCAGGACCCCTCTGCCGCGATTTATGAAAAATCGCGTTCGCTTTATGAAACCATGTCGCAGGATTTGAACTACAACGTGATGTTCAGCCCGCGTGGCGTGATCATGCTGGCGCAGACCGAACATGAGGTGCGCGGCTACAAACGCACCGCCCATGCCAATGCCCTGCAAGGGGTGCCGACCGAATGGATCACGCCGGAACGGGTGAAAGAACTCTGTCCGATCATGAACATCGATGGGCCGCGCTATCCGGTTCTGGGCGGGCTCTGGCAGGCGCGCGGCGGGACCGCACGCCATGACGCGGTGGCCTGGGGCTATGCCCGCGCCTGTTCCGACATGGGCATGGATGTGATCCAGCAATGCGAGGTCACCGGCATTCAACAGCAAGGCGGCAAGGTCACCGGCGTCACCACAAACAAGGGCGATATCGCCTGTGACAAGCTTGGCATGGTTGTCGCGGGGCATTCGGGTCACCTCGCGGATATGGCGGGTTTCCGTCTGCCAATTGAATCCGTGGCGTTGCAAGCATTGGTGTCGGAACCGATCAAACCGGCGATGGATATTGTGGTGATGGCCAATACCGTGCATGGCTACCTGTCACAGTCCGACAAGGGCGAGATGGTGATTGGCGGCGGCACCGACGGCTACAACAATTATACCCAACGCGGCTCTTTCCACCATATCGAGGAAACCGTGCGCGCCTTGATCGAAACCTTCCCGATGCTCTCGCGGCTCAAGATGCTGCGCCAATGGGGGGGGATTGTGGATGTCACCGGCGACCGTTCGCCGATTCTGTCCAAAACGCCGGTCGAGAATATCTTCATCAACTGCGGCTGGGGCACCGGCGGTTTCAAAGCCATCCCCGGTTCCGGCTGGGCCATGGCCGAACTGATGGCTAAAGGCCAGTCGCCCCTGACCGATGCCTTTGGGCTGGAGCGGTTTGTTGAGGGCCGCTTTATCGATGAAAGTGTTGCCGCAGGGGTGGCACATTGA
- a CDS encoding sulfite exporter TauE/SafE family protein: MPETMLLIQMTLFLLVIGAFAGVLAGLLGVGGGIVLVPAFFYSFHALGFDGPQLMQMCLATSLATIVVTSLRSVLSHNKKGAVDWDILRGWAPGIVIGASLGVLMVAQLRSSTLQMVFGVLGLTIGLYLGFGRSEWRLGQKMPVGLARAVMSPVLGFLSVLLGIGGGSFGVPVMTLYNTPMHRAVATAAGFGMLIAVPAVIGFLFVPMQGAVPPFTLGLVNLPAFGIIIAMTLITAPLGVKIAHMMDPKPLKRVFAVFLIAVALNMLRKALM, translated from the coding sequence ATGCCGGAAACCATGTTATTGATCCAGATGACCCTGTTCCTGCTGGTGATCGGTGCCTTTGCCGGCGTGCTAGCCGGATTGCTGGGCGTTGGTGGCGGCATCGTTCTCGTACCCGCTTTTTTCTATTCTTTCCATGCGCTTGGCTTTGATGGGCCACAGTTGATGCAGATGTGTCTGGCGACGTCACTGGCGACAATTGTGGTGACCTCCCTGCGCTCGGTTCTGAGCCATAACAAGAAGGGGGCCGTTGATTGGGACATCCTGCGCGGCTGGGCCCCGGGGATTGTCATCGGGGCCAGCCTGGGTGTGCTGATGGTCGCACAGCTGCGTTCGAGCACATTGCAAATGGTGTTTGGTGTGCTGGGGCTGACGATTGGGCTCTATCTTGGGTTTGGGCGCTCTGAATGGCGGTTGGGACAGAAGATGCCGGTGGGACTGGCACGCGCGGTCATGTCGCCGGTGCTGGGTTTCCTGTCGGTGCTTCTGGGTATTGGCGGGGGCAGTTTCGGGGTGCCGGTGATGACGCTTTACAACACGCCGATGCACCGTGCGGTGGCAACCGCTGCCGGGTTTGGCATGCTGATTGCGGTGCCTGCGGTGATCGGGTTTCTGTTTGTCCCGATGCAGGGGGCGGTGCCACCCTTTACCCTTGGGCTGGTGAACCTGCCAGCCTTTGGCATCATCATTGCGATGACACTGATCACTGCCCCTTTGGGGGTGAAAATCGCGCATATGATGGACCCCAAGCCGCTTAAACGTGTGTTCGCAGTGTTTCTGATTGCGGTGGCGCTGAACATGCTGCGCAAAGCGTTGATGTGA
- the dusA gene encoding tRNA dihydrouridine(20/20a) synthase DusA yields MCWHSRMSIAPMMDWTDRHCRYLHRLLSRNALLYTEMVTSPALVRGGALHLLDHDVSEHPVALQLGGSDPVELAKAAKLGADAGYDEINLNVGCPSDRVQSGCFGAVLMERPALVAECVAEMRAAVDVDVTVKCRIGVDEQNPEEVLPEFLAQVIATGCTRVQIHARKAWLKGLSPKENRDIPPLDYPLVQQMKQYFPNLHISINGGITSLDQAVALLDSGLDGVMIGRAAYHQAGDILSTADRRIYGQGEDTTAEDAVRAMLPYIEAHLSAGGRLNQITRHMMGLFTGRPGARIWRRILSEGASKPGAGPELVLEALASIETLAAAQEAL; encoded by the coding sequence ATTTGCTGGCATTCTCGCATGTCAATTGCACCCATGATGGATTGGACCGACCGCCACTGCCGGTATCTGCATCGGCTGCTCAGCCGCAACGCGCTGCTTTATACCGAGATGGTTACCTCTCCCGCATTGGTGCGGGGTGGGGCATTGCATCTGCTGGATCACGATGTGTCTGAACATCCCGTGGCGCTGCAATTGGGTGGTTCCGATCCGGTTGAACTGGCCAAGGCGGCCAAGCTGGGCGCGGATGCAGGCTATGACGAGATCAATCTGAACGTGGGTTGCCCCTCGGATCGGGTGCAATCGGGGTGTTTTGGCGCGGTGTTAATGGAACGCCCCGCGTTGGTGGCGGAATGCGTGGCCGAGATGCGCGCGGCGGTGGACGTCGATGTCACCGTGAAATGCCGCATCGGTGTGGATGAACAGAACCCCGAAGAGGTGCTGCCCGAGTTTTTGGCACAGGTCATTGCAACGGGTTGTACCCGTGTGCAAATCCACGCCCGCAAGGCGTGGCTGAAAGGGCTGTCCCCTAAAGAAAACCGCGATATTCCGCCGCTTGATTACCCTTTGGTGCAGCAGATGAAACAGTATTTCCCGAACCTGCATATTTCGATTAACGGGGGCATTACCTCGCTGGATCAGGCGGTTGCGCTGCTCGACAGCGGTTTGGACGGGGTGATGATCGGGCGGGCCGCCTATCACCAAGCGGGGGACATTCTAAGCACTGCGGACCGCAGGATTTACGGGCAGGGCGAAGATACCACCGCGGAGGATGCGGTGCGTGCCATGCTGCCCTACATAGAGGCGCATTTGAGTGCCGGTGGCAGGTTGAACCAGATCACCCGCCATATGATGGGGCTGTTCACGGGGCGGCCCGGTGCGCGGATCTGGCGGCGCATCCTGTCGGAAGGGGCGTCAAAGCCCGGGGCAGGGCCGGAGCTGGTATTGGAAGCACTGGCCAGCATCGAAACACTGGCAGCTGCGCAGGAAGCCCTGTAA
- a CDS encoding site-specific integrase — MVQIVERKRKDGSTAYVAQINVRRNGKWAHRESRTFDKHASAAAWYKKRMKEISAAGDDLSTIKSKGRTLSTAIDRYITESVKDMGRTKAQVLRSIREYDIAEMACNDIRSHDIVQFAKDLGSSRTPATVANYLSHLGAVFAIARPAWGIPLDQQAMKDAFVVCNRLGITGKAKRRDRRPTLDELNAILTMLEDKHIRRPNSAPMHRIVGFALFSTRRQEEITRVSWEGLDKTHGRVFIKDMKHPGDKVGNDVWCELPKPAMDIALTMPKKGPLVFPYHSDTISASFTRACKVLEIEDLRFHDLRHEGVTRLFEIGETIPQVAAVSGHRSWSSLQRYTHIKQTGDKYEGWEWLERLSRN; from the coding sequence ATGGTCCAGATAGTAGAACGCAAACGCAAAGATGGCTCAACGGCCTATGTCGCACAGATCAATGTCAGACGAAATGGTAAATGGGCGCACCGCGAATCCAGAACTTTTGACAAACACGCATCCGCCGCCGCTTGGTACAAAAAACGGATGAAAGAAATCAGTGCCGCCGGTGATGACCTTTCAACGATCAAGAGCAAAGGTCGCACCCTCAGCACGGCTATAGACCGCTATATCACCGAAAGCGTGAAAGACATGGGCCGCACCAAAGCACAGGTTCTACGGTCAATCCGTGAATACGACATCGCCGAAATGGCCTGCAACGACATCAGAAGCCACGACATCGTTCAGTTCGCCAAGGACCTTGGATCGAGCCGAACGCCCGCCACGGTAGCAAACTACCTGTCCCACCTTGGTGCAGTATTTGCCATCGCTAGACCTGCTTGGGGCATCCCACTGGACCAGCAAGCAATGAAGGATGCGTTCGTAGTCTGCAATCGGTTGGGCATCACTGGCAAAGCCAAAAGGCGCGACCGCCGTCCAACACTAGACGAACTGAATGCCATCCTAACCATGTTAGAAGACAAGCACATACGACGCCCCAATTCTGCACCAATGCACCGGATTGTCGGATTCGCTCTTTTTTCCACGCGACGGCAAGAGGAAATCACGCGAGTTTCATGGGAGGGCTTGGACAAGACACACGGCAGGGTATTCATCAAAGACATGAAACATCCGGGTGATAAGGTGGGAAACGATGTTTGGTGCGAACTACCAAAGCCAGCCATGGACATCGCGCTTACAATGCCGAAAAAGGGGCCGCTGGTTTTTCCTTACCACAGCGACACGATCAGCGCCTCATTCACGCGCGCCTGCAAGGTCTTGGAGATTGAGGATCTAAGGTTTCACGATCTTCGACATGAAGGGGTGACGCGATTGTTCGAAATCGGTGAAACAATTCCGCAAGTTGCCGCCGTTTCCGGGCATCGGTCCTGGTCTTCTCTGCAGAGGTACACCCACATCAAGCAAACCGGCGATAAATATGAAGGCTGGGAGTGGCTTGAACGTCTTTCGCGGAATTGA
- the ruvX gene encoding Holliday junction resolvase RuvX, with protein sequence MIFEEMADFVAALPPMQALIGLDLGEKTIGVAVSDSFLSVATPLETVRRKKFGVDAVRLAEIIADRNIGGLVLGLPRNMDGSEGPRCQSTRAFARNFDKITPLPITFWDERLSTVAAERALLEADTSRKRRAEVIDHVAAGYILQGVLDRLAVLRREGSAR encoded by the coding sequence ATGATCTTTGAAGAGATGGCCGATTTTGTCGCTGCCCTGCCGCCGATGCAGGCATTGATTGGGCTTGATCTGGGCGAGAAAACCATTGGTGTGGCCGTGTCTGACAGTTTTCTAAGTGTTGCAACCCCGCTGGAAACCGTGCGGCGCAAGAAATTCGGCGTCGATGCGGTGCGCCTTGCCGAGATCATTGCGGATCGTAACATAGGTGGGCTGGTGCTGGGCCTGCCGCGCAATATGGATGGGTCGGAAGGGCCGCGCTGCCAGTCGACCCGCGCATTTGCCCGAAACTTTGACAAGATAACACCGCTGCCCATCACCTTTTGGGATGAACGTCTTTCCACTGTGGCCGCTGAACGTGCCCTGTTGGAGGCGGATACATCCCGCAAACGTCGCGCAGAGGTGATTGATCACGTAGCAGCCGGGTATATCCTGCAAGGGGTGCTGGACCGGTTGGCGGTGCTGCGCAGAGAAGGAAGCGCAAGATGA
- a CDS encoding sarcosine oxidase subunit alpha family protein — protein MSTRLATPGRLTDQSKPLNFTFNGNNMRGYAGDTLASALLANDQMLVGRSFKYHRPRGIVASGPEEPNALVNLGDEGRFEPNQRVTTTELFEGLSAASQNHWPSLEFDVGAINKHLSRFLPAGFYYKMFMYPRAFWKHVYEPVIRHSAGLGKAPKARDEDTYEHFYAFCDVLIVGGGVAGLQAALTAGRAGARVILFEQSDHWGGRAPVDGGIINGGSVDQFIEETLAALRAMDNVTLRLRTMGAGVYDHGYALGYERLSDHTPGAAGPRHRLWRVRAAQIITATGAIERPLSFAGNDIPGVMLASAVRDYVVNYGVSVGDRTVVVTNNDNAYLTAIALKHAGLDVPVILDARVLPEDRGLVEQAKALGIRVMMGHAISSVKGGKRVTGVSICSQAGEGAVLEEIACDAVAMSGGWSPVVHLWSHCGGKLRWDTTHACFSPDVDNPPKGVDGMGFVTPAGAASGMFALDDVLHDAFAAAEGVVTCLDMKLPKDVASPVAERREESPMAPVWMMPQGASAKLREKAWLDYQNDVKVSDVRLAAQEGFVSVEHAKRYTTLGMATDQGKLSNINGLAVLAGAMDKDIPSVGTTTFRPPYHPISLASIAGEAKDHVFQPIRRTPLQDWHDANGAEYEPVGQWRRPYAFKRGAETTHDAVMREVKNTREKLGLLDASTLGKLIVKGPDAGKFLDMMYTNMMSTLKPGKCRYGLMCNENGFLIDDGVVARIDEDTWLCHTTTGGAETIHAHMEEWLQTEWWDWQVYVANVTEQYAQVAVVGPNARKALEKLGGMDVSKEALGFMEWVDGTLGGFNVRVYRISFSGELSYEIAVDASHGRAFWDALMAVGADLGAMPYGTECLHILRAEKGFIMIGDETDGTVIPQDLGLGWAISKKKEDYLGKRAQERSHMTDPNRWKLVGLETVDGSTLPDGAYAVAEGTNTNGQRNTEGRVTSTYHSPTLGKGIAMGLVLNGPDRMGEVLTFPGTDGKDYKARIVNPVFYDVDGEKQNV, from the coding sequence ATGAGCACCCGTCTTGCCACACCCGGTCGTCTTACCGATCAAAGCAAACCGCTGAATTTCACCTTCAACGGCAACAACATGCGCGGCTATGCCGGTGACACGCTGGCCTCTGCACTTTTGGCCAATGATCAGATGCTGGTGGGGCGTTCGTTCAAATACCACCGCCCGCGTGGCATCGTGGCTTCCGGCCCCGAAGAGCCCAACGCGCTGGTAAACCTCGGCGATGAGGGCCGGTTCGAACCCAACCAGCGGGTCACCACCACAGAGCTTTTCGAAGGGCTTTCTGCGGCCAGCCAGAATCACTGGCCCAGCCTTGAGTTCGACGTGGGCGCGATCAACAAACACCTTAGCCGCTTTCTACCGGCAGGTTTCTATTACAAGATGTTCATGTACCCGCGTGCCTTCTGGAAACATGTCTATGAACCGGTGATCCGTCATTCCGCCGGTCTTGGCAAAGCGCCCAAGGCCCGCGACGAAGACACCTACGAACATTTCTATGCCTTCTGCGATGTGTTGATTGTCGGTGGTGGTGTGGCCGGATTGCAGGCGGCCCTGACCGCCGGGCGTGCCGGTGCGCGTGTGATCCTGTTTGAACAAAGTGACCATTGGGGCGGGCGCGCACCCGTGGATGGGGGGATCATCAACGGCGGCTCGGTGGACCAATTCATCGAGGAAACCCTTGCCGCCTTGCGCGCCATGGACAATGTGACCCTGCGTCTGCGCACCATGGGGGCAGGGGTCTATGATCATGGCTATGCCCTTGGCTATGAACGGCTGAGCGATCACACACCGGGAGCGGCAGGGCCGCGTCACCGGCTGTGGCGGGTACGTGCCGCGCAGATCATCACCGCAACGGGGGCGATCGAACGTCCGCTGAGCTTTGCGGGCAATGACATTCCAGGGGTCATGCTGGCCTCTGCGGTGCGCGATTATGTGGTGAACTACGGGGTTTCTGTCGGGGATCGCACCGTGGTGGTCACCAACAACGACAACGCCTATCTGACCGCAATTGCGCTGAAACATGCAGGCCTTGACGTGCCGGTTATTCTGGATGCCCGGGTCCTGCCGGAAGATCGCGGTCTGGTGGAACAGGCCAAGGCCCTGGGCATTCGTGTCATGATGGGCCATGCGATTTCTTCGGTCAAAGGCGGCAAGCGCGTGACCGGGGTGAGCATTTGTTCGCAAGCTGGTGAGGGCGCTGTTCTGGAAGAGATCGCCTGTGACGCGGTTGCCATGTCTGGCGGCTGGTCACCGGTGGTGCATCTGTGGTCCCATTGCGGTGGCAAACTACGCTGGGACACGACACATGCCTGTTTCTCGCCAGATGTGGACAACCCGCCAAAAGGTGTGGATGGCATGGGGTTTGTGACTCCCGCCGGGGCGGCCTCGGGCATGTTTGCGCTGGATGATGTGTTGCATGACGCTTTTGCGGCGGCTGAAGGTGTGGTGACCTGTCTGGACATGAAACTTCCGAAAGACGTGGCGTCTCCCGTGGCCGAACGGCGCGAGGAATCACCAATGGCACCGGTATGGATGATGCCGCAGGGGGCAAGCGCCAAGCTGCGCGAAAAAGCCTGGCTGGATTATCAGAATGACGTCAAGGTTTCCGATGTTCGGCTGGCCGCACAGGAAGGTTTTGTCAGCGTTGAACACGCCAAGCGCTATACCACACTTGGCATGGCCACAGATCAGGGTAAGCTCAGCAATATCAACGGGCTGGCAGTTCTTGCGGGCGCAATGGACAAAGATATTCCATCGGTCGGCACCACCACCTTCCGTCCGCCATATCACCCGATTTCGCTGGCTTCGATTGCAGGTGAAGCCAAGGACCACGTGTTTCAGCCGATCCGCCGCACCCCTTTGCAAGACTGGCATGATGCCAATGGTGCGGAATACGAACCGGTTGGCCAATGGCGCAGGCCCTATGCGTTCAAACGCGGTGCGGAAACCACCCATGATGCGGTGATGCGCGAGGTAAAGAACACCCGCGAGAAGCTGGGGCTGCTGGATGCTTCGACCCTGGGCAAGCTGATTGTCAAAGGGCCGGATGCGGGCAAATTCCTCGATATGATGTACACCAACATGATGTCGACGCTGAAACCTGGCAAATGCCGCTATGGTTTGATGTGCAACGAAAACGGTTTCCTGATCGACGACGGCGTTGTGGCGCGGATTGATGAGGACACATGGCTGTGTCACACCACCACCGGCGGTGCCGAAACCATTCACGCCCATATGGAAGAATGGTTGCAGACCGAATGGTGGGACTGGCAGGTCTATGTCGCCAATGTCACCGAGCAATACGCACAGGTTGCCGTTGTTGGTCCGAATGCACGCAAGGCGCTGGAAAAACTGGGCGGCATGGATGTCTCCAAAGAGGCGCTTGGCTTTATGGAATGGGTCGATGGCACCCTTGGCGGCTTTAACGTGCGGGTCTACCGGATCTCCTTTTCGGGTGAACTCAGCTACGAGATTGCGGTTGATGCCAGTCACGGGCGGGCGTTCTGGGATGCGCTGATGGCTGTCGGCGCAGATCTTGGCGCGATGCCCTACGGCACTGAATGTCTACATATCTTGCGGGCCGAAAAGGGCTTTATCATGATCGGGGACGAAACCGACGGCACCGTGATCCCGCAGGATCTGGGGTTGGGCTGGGCGATCTCGAAGAAGAAAGAGGATTATCTGGGCAAACGTGCGCAAGAGCGCAGCCATATGACCGACCCGAACCGCTGGAAGCTGGTAGGGCTGGAAACCGTCGATGGCTCAACCCTGCCGGACGGGGCCTATGCCGTGGCAGAAGGCACCAACACCAATGGCCAGCGCAACACTGAGGGGCGGGTCACTTCGACCTATCATTCGCCAACGCTGGGCAAGGGCATTGCGATGGGGCTGGTGCTTAATGGGCCGGACCGCATGGGCGAGGTGCTGACCTTCCCCGGCACCGATGGCAAGGACTATAAGGCCAGGATCGTGAACCCGGTGTTCTATGATGTGGATGGGGAGAAGCAGAATGTCTGA
- the ccmI gene encoding c-type cytochrome biogenesis protein CcmI, whose product MIFWMICATMSVLVVAILGRALLRQQNEQSRDAVEYDLGVYRDQLADVERDVARGVLGAEDAERTRTEISRRILAADAGSRAKASTGTAPGRPLVIVIALAVIGGSLAVYAQLGQPGYGDLALADRIAFAERMRENRPDQQTAVDSLPPFTPLDTVTDEFRNLMAQLRETVANRPTDLQGNKLLAENEARIGNFAAAADAQEQVLRIKGDAATAQDITDFGELLVLAAGGYVSPEAEVAFRAALTRDETEERARYYLGLMMVQTGRPDIGFRLWDALLRRGPEDAAWIAPILSQIEEVAYLAGVNYTVPAIGAGAAPGPSVEDIEAASEMTNEERMEMIGGMVEGLSNRLATEGGPPQDWARLITSLAVMGNPDQALAIFNNAIEVFEGNPGALDVIRAAGSQAGVAE is encoded by the coding sequence ATGATTTTTTGGATGATCTGTGCAACCATGTCGGTGCTTGTTGTGGCCATTCTGGGCCGTGCATTGCTGCGCCAGCAAAACGAGCAGAGCCGCGATGCAGTGGAATATGATCTTGGGGTATATCGGGATCAACTGGCAGATGTAGAGCGTGACGTGGCGCGCGGGGTGCTGGGGGCAGAGGATGCCGAACGCACCCGCACAGAAATTTCCCGCCGGATTCTGGCGGCAGACGCCGGATCACGCGCCAAAGCATCAACTGGCACGGCCCCCGGACGGCCCCTTGTCATCGTTATCGCCCTTGCCGTGATTGGCGGGTCCCTTGCGGTTTACGCCCAATTGGGACAGCCGGGCTATGGTGACCTGGCGTTGGCGGATCGGATCGCCTTTGCCGAGCGTATGCGCGAAAACCGCCCGGATCAGCAGACCGCTGTGGACAGCCTGCCACCGTTCACCCCGCTTGATACTGTCACGGATGAGTTTCGCAATCTGATGGCACAGCTGCGCGAAACCGTTGCCAATCGACCGACAGATTTACAGGGCAATAAGCTGCTGGCTGAAAACGAAGCGCGGATCGGGAATTTTGCGGCAGCAGCAGATGCGCAGGAACAAGTGCTGCGCATCAAGGGGGATGCAGCGACAGCGCAGGATATCACCGATTTCGGTGAACTTCTGGTACTGGCTGCAGGTGGTTATGTATCGCCAGAGGCGGAAGTGGCCTTTCGCGCCGCTCTGACACGGGACGAAACCGAGGAGCGCGCGCGCTATTATCTAGGATTGATGATGGTGCAGACCGGGCGGCCTGACATCGGGTTCCGGCTGTGGGACGCCCTGTTGCGCCGTGGTCCCGAAGATGCCGCATGGATTGCGCCCATCCTGTCGCAGATCGAGGAAGTCGCCTATCTGGCAGGTGTCAACTATACCGTTCCCGCGATCGGCGCAGGCGCAGCCCCCGGTCCCTCGGTTGAGGACATCGAAGCCGCATCAGAAATGACGAATGAAGAACGGATGGAGATGATTGGCGGTATGGTTGAGGGGCTCTCGAACCGGCTGGCAACAGAAGGCGGGCCACCACAGGACTGGGCGCGGCTGATCACTTCACTGGCGGTGATGGGCAATCCGGATCAGGCGCTCGCCATCTTTAACAACGCCATCGAGGTGTTTGAGGGTAATCCCGGTGCCTTGGATGTCATCCGCGCGGCGGGTTCTCAGGCGGGGGTTGCGGAATGA
- a CDS encoding TIGR02594 family protein: MRINLKKVQRRLAELGHYQGRIDGINGPKTEAAIIAFKTSKGLRPRSFLGPITMSALFKGVRPVPARIVTEDGSIKIPTWLRLAYGYLGLKEIKGPRHNAEILTWWERLALPFRNDETPWCAGFANAMILAAGLPIVPKHRAAALGWRWNGYGTRLAGPALGAVMSMERPGRPGSGHMTFVAGRDRNGDIMGLGGNQGNMVSINPYDPWARNAQYHWPEGSAPPHVTGLKTLPLITSAGSKLTNEA, encoded by the coding sequence ATGCGGATCAATCTGAAAAAGGTGCAGCGCCGGTTGGCTGAATTGGGCCACTATCAAGGCCGGATCGACGGTATCAACGGCCCGAAGACTGAGGCGGCAATCATCGCCTTCAAGACAAGCAAGGGTTTGCGCCCTCGCTCTTTTCTAGGGCCAATCACGATGTCGGCGCTGTTCAAGGGGGTGCGACCAGTTCCGGCCCGCATTGTCACCGAGGACGGTTCGATCAAGATTCCGACTTGGTTGCGTCTGGCATATGGCTATCTCGGGCTGAAAGAGATCAAGGGGCCGCGTCACAACGCGGAAATTCTGACCTGGTGGGAGCGGCTGGCTCTTCCGTTCCGCAATGATGAAACGCCTTGGTGCGCAGGATTTGCGAATGCGATGATTCTGGCTGCCGGATTGCCGATTGTTCCCAAACACAGGGCAGCGGCGTTGGGTTGGCGGTGGAACGGGTATGGCACCCGGCTTGCTGGGCCAGCCTTGGGCGCGGTGATGTCAATGGAACGCCCTGGACGTCCCGGCAGTGGGCACATGACTTTTGTTGCTGGCCGTGATCGCAATGGTGACATCATGGGGCTTGGTGGCAATCAGGGGAATATGGTGTCGATCAACCCCTATGATCCATGGGCCCGCAATGCTCAGTATCACTGGCCGGAAGGATCCGCGCCGCCGCATGTAACTGGATTGAAGACATTGCCGCTGATCACCTCTGCCGGGTCCAAACTGACCAACGAGGCGTGA
- a CDS encoding sarcosine oxidase subunit delta, translating to MLTIHCPNCGITAEETEFHAHGEAHLKRFGPGSTDDQFESYLFMRKNPKGVHFERWRHQNGCGKWFHIARCTMTLEVFGSYSAQTYTPPQEIIEKIQHRRPDWSAEADAS from the coding sequence ATGTTGACCATCCATTGCCCCAACTGCGGAATCACCGCCGAGGAAACCGAATTTCACGCCCATGGTGAGGCGCATCTGAAACGCTTTGGCCCCGGGTCAACCGATGATCAGTTTGAATCCTATCTGTTCATGCGCAAAAACCCCAAGGGGGTGCATTTTGAACGCTGGCGCCATCAGAATGGCTGCGGCAAGTGGTTCCACATCGCCCGCTGCACCATGACCCTTGAAGTTTTCGGCAGCTACTCGGCCCAAACCTATACGCCGCCCCAAGAGATCATCGAGAAAATCCAACACCGCCGTCCAGACTGGTCAGCAGAGGCAGACGCATCATGA